The DNA region TTGCTATTTTCAAAAGAAATGTTTGATTTAATAAAAAAAAATATAAATCTAAGAAGTGGAATTATATTGCTTTCTTTAGCTATATTTTTCATTTTTATAACCAATTCCTTCAAGAAAAATAAGTCAAAAGATATTACTGATTTTGTAGTTCAAGTGGAAAAAGGAATCCTCTCAGATTCAATTAATACTAGTGGTGAAGTAAAAGCAGTAAGGACAAGCAATATTGGGCCTCGGAAGCAAGGCGTAATCAAAGAAATCAAAGTAGATGAGGGCGATCTTGTAAAAAAAAATCAGGTTTTAGCTTCTCTTGATGATGAAGACTTTATCTATAAAATTGAAGAACTTGAATTAAATGTAGAAAAACAAAAATCAGAATTTTTAAGAAGAGAATATTTATATCAAGAAGGTGCGGTAAGTAAAGAAGACTATGAAAGTTATAAAAATAACTACAACATTAGTAGCGCCAAACTTAATGATGCAAAAGCTGAAAAAAGTTTCTATCTAATTAAAGCTCCTTATGGAGGAAAGATAACTGCAAAATATGCTGAGATAGGATCTTATGTCACACCAAGTACAAACTTAAGTTCAGACCCTAAAACCAAAAACTTTATTTTTGAACTATCAGAGGGCCTAGAAATTGTTGCTAAAGTTCCTGAGAGTGACATTGGCAGAATAAAAATAGGTCAAGAAGCCTCAGTAAGAATTGAGGCTTATCCCTCAAAAAAATATAGTGCCATAGTTAAAAAAATAGCTACAAGAGCTGTAAAAGATAATAATGTAACCTCATTCGAAGTAACTTTAAATTTTAAAGATATTTCTGAAGAAATTAAAATTGGAATGACTGCAGATCTTGAATTTAGAGTCGAAGGTAATGAAGAAAAAATCTTAGTACCAACAGTTTCTATTGTTACTGAAAAAGGTGAAAAAGGAATTTTGAAAGTTGATAAAAACAATTCTCCCAAATTTGAAAAAATTGAAATTGGTATTAGTAGTGGAAATAAAACTTCAGTCATTGATGGATTAGAACCTGGAGAGCAAATCTTTATTGATATTCCCCCTTGGGCTAAGAAGAGAAAATGAGTTTAAAATCTGAAAACTCTAAAAAACCAATTTTACTTTTAGTCGATGGCCACTCACTTGCTTTTAGAAGCTTCTATGCATTTAGCAAAGGGATTGATGGAGGTTTAACTACCAAAGAGGGATTTCCAACAAGTGTCACTTATGGATTTCTAAAAAGCCTTCTGGATAATTGTAAAAATATTAGTCCTGAGGGTGTTTGTATTACGTTTGATACCGAAAAACCTACTTTCAGACATGAATTAGATCCAAATTATAAGGCCAATAGAGATGTAGCACCAGATGTTTTTTTTCAGGATATTGAACAACTAGAAATCATCTTAGAAGAAAGCCTTAATTTACCAATTTTTAAATCTCCAGGATACGAAGCAGATGATCTCCTTGGCACAATTGCAAATGATGCTTCTTCTAAAGGATGGTGCGTGAATATTCTTTCTGGAGATAGGGACTTATTTCAATTAGTAGATGATCAAAAAGATATTTATGTACTTTATATGGGTGGTGGTCCATATGCGAAAAGTGGAAATCCAACTCTTATGAATGAAAATGGAGTAAAAGAAAAATTAGGTGTTGCGCCAGAGAGAGTGGTAGATCTTAAAGCCCTAACTGGTGATAGTTCTGATAATATTCCAGGTATTAAAGGGGTAGGTCCAAAAACTGCAATTAATCTACTAAAAGAGAACGACACGCTTGATGGAATCTATCAGGCTTTGGACAAGATTCAGCAAAACAACGATAAGAAATATAAAGGATTCATCAAAGGTTCAGTTATAGAAAAGCTAACAAACGATAAACATAATGCTTTTCTTTCTAGGGATTTAGCAAAAATAAATACTGAGGTGCCTCTAATTTTAAGTAACGGTTATGAATTAAAAAATATAAATCAAGAACTACTTTCAGAGTCACTGAAAAGATTAGAACTTTCAACACTACTTAGACAAATTGATGTTTTCAATTCAACTTTCAGCAAAGGTGGTTTTGACAAAAATAATCTTGCTAAAGAGGAAGAGAAGGCAACAAAAGTCGCAGGCAATAATGAATTAGAAAATAGTGAAAATAAAATCCCTAAAATTAATGTAACTGTTGTAAATGATTTTGAATTACTTGATAAATTAATTCAAAGATTAGACAAGACCAATCAAATAGTTTCTTTAGATACAGAGACCAATAGTTTGAATCCAATCGATGCAGAACTTGTTGGGATAGGGTTATGTCTTGGAGAAGAAAATGATGATTTATTTTATATACCTCTTGGTCATCAAACAAAAAAAGAGACCACCAATCAATTATCAATTGAAGATGTTTTCTCAAAGCTAAGAAATTGGGTAGAAGATCCAAAAAAACAAAAAGTACTCCAAAATTCTAAGTTTGATAGGCAAATATTTTTTAATCATGGACTTGATCTTAAAGGCGTAACCTTTGACACCTTGATAGCAGACTACCTTCTTAATAATCAGGAGAAGCATGGGTTAAGTGAAATTAGTTTTAGATTATTTGGATTTAAGCCCCCTTCATTTAAGGAAACCGTTGGTAAGAATAAAGACTTTTCATTTGTTGATATTGATGAAGCAAGTATTTACTGCGGTTATGATGTTTTTCTAACTTTTAAGATTGTCAAAATTTTTAAAGAAAGATTTTCAAAGGAAAAAGATGAATTAATCAAATTGTTCAAAGAAATCGAGCTGCCTTTAGAGCCGGTATTGTCCCAAATGGAAATGAATGGCATAACCATCGACATCCCTTATTTGGATAAACTCTCAAAAGAACTAAAAAGTACCTTAGAAGATATTGAAAGTAAGGTCTATAACTTAGCAGAGGAGACTTTTAACCTTTCTTCACCAAAACAACTTGGTGAGATCTTATTCGAAAAACTAAATTTGGATAAGAAAAAATCACGGAAAACAAAAACAGGATGGAGTACAGATGCAGTAGTTCTGGAAAGATTAGTTGACGAACATGAAATAATCCAACATTTAATAAAACACAGAACTCTTAGCAAATTACTTAGCACCTATATTGATGCTCTTCCAAATCTTATTAACGAAAAAACAGGAAGAGTACATACAAACTTTAATCAAGCTGCTACAGCAACTGGCAGACTAAGCAGTAGCAATCCTAATCTTCAAAATATCCCGGTTAGGACTGAATTTAGTAGGAGAATCAGAAAAGCATTTTTGCCTGAAAAAAATTGGAAGCTTTTATCAGCTGATTATTCTCAGATCGAATTAAGAATACTTGCTCACTTAGCGGATGAAGAAATACTAATAAATGCGTTTCATAAAAATGATGACATTCATTCTTTGACTGCAAGATTGATTTTTGAGAAAGAAGAAATATCGTCTGATGAGAGGAGAGTTGGGAAAACAATAAATTTTGGAGTTATCTATGGTATGGGTATAAAAAAGTTTGCACGTTCAACAGGAGTAAGTACTCCAGAGGCAAAAGAATTCCTAATAAAATACAAAGAAAGATATTCAAAAATTTTCGAATTTCTTGAACTCCAAGAAAGGCTTGCCTTATCAAAAGGTTATGTAAAAACAATTTTTGGTCGAAAAAGAGAATTTAAGTTTGATAAAAATGGACTTGGAAGATTAATAGGGAAAGATCCTTACGAAATTGACTTGCAATCCGCTAGAAGAGCTGGCATGGAAGCACAGTCACTAAGAGCCGCAGCCAATGCCCCAATTCAGGGTTCAAGTGCAGACATTATTAAAATTGCAATGGTTCAACTAAATAAAAAATTCATAGAAATGAATGTTCCAGCAAAAATGCTTTTACAAGTACATGATGAATTATTGTTTGAAGTTGAACCAGATTCTTTGGAAATTACGACGAAATTAGTAAAGAAGACTATGGAAGATTGTGTAAAATTAAATGTGCCTCTTTTAGTTGATATTGGAATTGGAGACAATTGGATGGAGACAAAATAAATCTTATGAAATACTTATTTTAAGATGATCAAACTTTTTAATACTTTAAGCAAAAAAGTTGAGGTTTTTAAGCCTATTGATGATGTAGTAAAAATATATTGTTGTGGGGTAACTGTTTATGATCTATGTCATCTTGGTCATGCCAGAAGTTATATCGCTTGGGATGTATTGAGAAGATTTTTAATTTACAGTGATTTCAAAGTGAAGTATGTTCAAAATTTTACAGATATTGATGACAAGATCTTAAAAAGAGCTAAAGAAGAAAACAGTTCAATGAAGGAGGTATCTGAAAAAAATATTATTGAATTTCATAAAGACATGGATTCTTTAGGGATAATGCGTCCGGATAGCATGCCAAGAGCAACTAATCATATATGCAATATCTGCTCCTTCATAACAATCCTTGAGGACAAAGGTTATGCATACTCTAGGGATGGAGATGTTTATTATTCTGTTTTTAAAAATAAAAATTATGGAAAGCTAAGTAATCAAAATTTACAAGAACAAAATATCAATCAGCAAGGAAGAATGGTTGATGAAGAAAATAGTAAAAAACTTAATCCGCAAGATTTTGCGCTATGGAAAAAATCCAAAGATGATGAACCATTTTTTGATTCGCCATGGGGTAAAGGTAGGCCAGGATGGCATATTGAATGTTCGGCGATGGTTAAAGATGAATTAGGAGATACTATTGATATCCATTTAGGTGGTTCTGATTTGATTTTTCCACATCATGAGAATGAAATCGCCCAATCAGAAGCAGCCAATGGCAAACAGCTAGCGAACTATTGGTTACACAATGGGATGGTCAATGTAAATGGACAAAAGATGAGTAAATCCCTTAAAAATTTTAAAACTATCAGAGAGCTAATTAAGTCAGGTATAAGCCCTATGACTTTGCGATATTTTGTTATGACTGTGAATTATAGAAAACCAATTGATTTTACTGAAGAAGCTTTAAGGAGTGCTTCAGAAGCTTGGAAAAACATTAATGTAGCCCTTTCTTTTTTGGAGGTTACAAAAGATGCTTTTAAATCTATTGATAAGAATGAATCTATCGAAGACGAATATAAAGAGAAAATAAGCTTTGAATTATCTCAAAAAAAGCTTAAATTTTCTGAGGCTCTTGGAAATGACCTTAATACAGCAGGTGCTATTGCAATTATTTACGATTTAGCAAAACCATTAAAAAACTTTTTAAACCAATTTCAAAGGGTAGAAGGTTTTAAAATAGACCTAAATGAAAAATTCTTTCTACTTGAGAATTTTAAAACTCTTGAAAAGTTGACTGAGGTACTTGGTCTTAAAAAAGAGGTTTTAGTAAAAGAAAGTAAAATAAAAGAAGAAGAAATATCAATGCTTATTAATGAAAGATTGAAAGCAAAAAAAGAAAAGAATTATACGAAGGCGGATGAAATTAGGAATTTGTTAAAAGAAAAAGGTATTGAACTTATTGATCAATCAAAGGAAATAACAAGATGGATAAGGGTCTAAATTTTAAGAAAAAAACCAATTTGAAATTTTTGTTTTTTAAATACACCTTTAAATGGGAAAATATTAGAAATATCAGAGAAAATTGAAATACATTACTGTGCTAGGTTCTACTGGTTCAATTGGGACTCAAACTCTCGAAATAGCTAGTGAGCAACCTGATAAGTTTAAAGCCGTAGCTCTTTCAGCAGGAAGAAATATTAATTTATTAACCGAACAAGTTAAAACACATAAACCAGAAGTAGTTGCGATTGAGGATGAAAATCTTATAGAAGATTTAAAAGATAATATTAATAACTTAGATTTAGATATTGCTCCATTGGTTTTGAGTGGAAAGGAGGGGATTAACACAGTTGCAGCATGGGATAAGGCAGATACTGTGGTTACAGGGATAGTAGGCTGTGCAGGCTTAATTCCAACAATGTCAGCAATTAATGCGGGAAAAAATATTGCACTTGCTAACAAAGAAACTTTAATTGCGGCAGGGCCAATTGTTATTCCTGCATTAAAGAAAAATAATAGTAGGCTTTTACCTGCTGATTCAGAACACTCTGCTATCTTTCAATGTTTACAAGGATTACCCAATTATGAAAATGCAGATTTTTCAACAGGTGAGATACCTAAAGGTTTAAAAGCCATACATTTAACAGCTTCTGGTGGTGCTTTCAGAGATTGGGCCGTTGAGGATTTACAACATGTCACAGTGGAAGATGCTACTTCGCATCCTAATTGGGATATGGGAAAAAAAATAACTGTAGATTCTGCAACTCTTATGAATAAAGGATTAGAAGTTATAGAAGCTCATTATTTATTTGGGACCTCTTACGAAAATATCGAAATAGTTATCCACCCTCAAAGTATTATTCATTCAATGATTGAGATGGATGATTCTTCAGTATTAGCTCAATTAGGTTGGCCAGATATGAAACTACCCATTTTATATGCGATGAGTTGGCCTGAGAGATTTAAAACAAATTGGAAAAGATTAAACCTAAGTGAAATTGGAAAATTAACTTTTAAAGAGCCAGACGAGTTTAAATATCCATGCATGGGACTTGCCTATGCCGCAGGAAAATCTTCTGGGACTATGCCTGCAGTCTTAAATGCTGCTAATGAAATGGCTGTTGAACAATTCCTTAAAGAAAAAATTTCTTTTCAAGAAATTCCAACATTTATAAGTAAAGCTTGTGAATCACATATGGAGAATTTGAATTTGAGTCCCGAATTGGAGGATATTCTCGAAGTAGACAATTGGGCCAGACTTTTTGTTGAGCAAGAAATTAAAAAAGGTAAAAAATACGTAAGTATTGGATAAAAGTGAATATTAAAAGTCACCTAACTAACCATTTCTTACGACTATTGGATACTGAACTTACAAGCAAAGTCTTTCATCTTTAAAGTTTATGCCACTCTAAATTCTCGTTTCATATTCATTTCAGGCAGGTCATTCATTGAGTCTCTCCATTCCTGGGCCCACTCACTTTGACTATGTTTATAAATTCTAATTAGTTCATCTACAGAGGAATTATGATAATCAACTCTCAGATCTAAAAGAGGAAAGCCTAGTTCTCCACTAACTTTTAGAGCGCTTGAGGTTGAACGGAGGCTTCGTTTATCTCCACCTACACTTTCTCCTGCATTAAGAGCATCAAGTAATCTTTTCCCTAATTTAATATTTGGATCACTTTGTTTGAAAACATCAGCCATCACCTCAAGAACTTCAATATTCTCTAGAAAATTGCCAGCGACAGAAAAGTTTTCTCCACTAATATGTCCACTTGTCTGAAAACATTCTTGACCTGTCCAGCATGCGCTTCTCCCATACTTATCAATTAAGTGAACCTGTCTTTTTTCCCTACCAAAATCTTCTTTAATTAAATCTTCCAAAACAATTTTCGAATCAGAGCAAGATTGGAGTGACTCAAGACTTCTTATTCCTAAATAAGGATTAGTTT from Prochlorococcus marinus XMU1410 includes:
- a CDS encoding efflux RND transporter periplasmic adaptor subunit; the encoded protein is MFDLIKKNINLRSGIILLSLAIFFIFITNSFKKNKSKDITDFVVQVEKGILSDSINTSGEVKAVRTSNIGPRKQGVIKEIKVDEGDLVKKNQVLASLDDEDFIYKIEELELNVEKQKSEFLRREYLYQEGAVSKEDYESYKNNYNISSAKLNDAKAEKSFYLIKAPYGGKITAKYAEIGSYVTPSTNLSSDPKTKNFIFELSEGLEIVAKVPESDIGRIKIGQEASVRIEAYPSKKYSAIVKKIATRAVKDNNVTSFEVTLNFKDISEEIKIGMTADLEFRVEGNEEKILVPTVSIVTEKGEKGILKVDKNNSPKFEKIEIGISSGNKTSVIDGLEPGEQIFIDIPPWAKKRK
- the cysS gene encoding cysteine--tRNA ligase; this encodes MIKLFNTLSKKVEVFKPIDDVVKIYCCGVTVYDLCHLGHARSYIAWDVLRRFLIYSDFKVKYVQNFTDIDDKILKRAKEENSSMKEVSEKNIIEFHKDMDSLGIMRPDSMPRATNHICNICSFITILEDKGYAYSRDGDVYYSVFKNKNYGKLSNQNLQEQNINQQGRMVDEENSKKLNPQDFALWKKSKDDEPFFDSPWGKGRPGWHIECSAMVKDELGDTIDIHLGGSDLIFPHHENEIAQSEAANGKQLANYWLHNGMVNVNGQKMSKSLKNFKTIRELIKSGISPMTLRYFVMTVNYRKPIDFTEEALRSASEAWKNINVALSFLEVTKDAFKSIDKNESIEDEYKEKISFELSQKKLKFSEALGNDLNTAGAIAIIYDLAKPLKNFLNQFQRVEGFKIDLNEKFFLLENFKTLEKLTEVLGLKKEVLVKESKIKEEEISMLINERLKAKKEKNYTKADEIRNLLKEKGIELIDQSKEITRWIRV
- the polA gene encoding DNA polymerase I, which encodes MSLKSENSKKPILLLVDGHSLAFRSFYAFSKGIDGGLTTKEGFPTSVTYGFLKSLLDNCKNISPEGVCITFDTEKPTFRHELDPNYKANRDVAPDVFFQDIEQLEIILEESLNLPIFKSPGYEADDLLGTIANDASSKGWCVNILSGDRDLFQLVDDQKDIYVLYMGGGPYAKSGNPTLMNENGVKEKLGVAPERVVDLKALTGDSSDNIPGIKGVGPKTAINLLKENDTLDGIYQALDKIQQNNDKKYKGFIKGSVIEKLTNDKHNAFLSRDLAKINTEVPLILSNGYELKNINQELLSESLKRLELSTLLRQIDVFNSTFSKGGFDKNNLAKEEEKATKVAGNNELENSENKIPKINVTVVNDFELLDKLIQRLDKTNQIVSLDTETNSLNPIDAELVGIGLCLGEENDDLFYIPLGHQTKKETTNQLSIEDVFSKLRNWVEDPKKQKVLQNSKFDRQIFFNHGLDLKGVTFDTLIADYLLNNQEKHGLSEISFRLFGFKPPSFKETVGKNKDFSFVDIDEASIYCGYDVFLTFKIVKIFKERFSKEKDELIKLFKEIELPLEPVLSQMEMNGITIDIPYLDKLSKELKSTLEDIESKVYNLAEETFNLSSPKQLGEILFEKLNLDKKKSRKTKTGWSTDAVVLERLVDEHEIIQHLIKHRTLSKLLSTYIDALPNLINEKTGRVHTNFNQAATATGRLSSSNPNLQNIPVRTEFSRRIRKAFLPEKNWKLLSADYSQIELRILAHLADEEILINAFHKNDDIHSLTARLIFEKEEISSDERRVGKTINFGVIYGMGIKKFARSTGVSTPEAKEFLIKYKERYSKIFEFLELQERLALSKGYVKTIFGRKREFKFDKNGLGRLIGKDPYEIDLQSARRAGMEAQSLRAAANAPIQGSSADIIKIAMVQLNKKFIEMNVPAKMLLQVHDELLFEVEPDSLEITTKLVKKTMEDCVKLNVPLLVDIGIGDNWMETK
- a CDS encoding 1-deoxy-D-xylulose-5-phosphate reductoisomerase, coding for MKYITVLGSTGSIGTQTLEIASEQPDKFKAVALSAGRNINLLTEQVKTHKPEVVAIEDENLIEDLKDNINNLDLDIAPLVLSGKEGINTVAAWDKADTVVTGIVGCAGLIPTMSAINAGKNIALANKETLIAAGPIVIPALKKNNSRLLPADSEHSAIFQCLQGLPNYENADFSTGEIPKGLKAIHLTASGGAFRDWAVEDLQHVTVEDATSHPNWDMGKKITVDSATLMNKGLEVIEAHYLFGTSYENIEIVIHPQSIIHSMIEMDDSSVLAQLGWPDMKLPILYAMSWPERFKTNWKRLNLSEIGKLTFKEPDEFKYPCMGLAYAAGKSSGTMPAVLNAANEMAVEQFLKEKISFQEIPTFISKACESHMENLNLSPELEDILEVDNWARLFVEQEIKKGKKYVSIG
- a CDS encoding DUF1028 domain-containing protein, with protein sequence MTFSIIGFDPLKNRFGVAVSSCHIAVGSTVSFVRSQVGAVATQGQTNPYLGIRSLESLQSCSDSKIVLEDLIKEDFGREKRQVHLIDKYGRSACWTGQECFQTSGHISGENFSVAGNFLENIEVLEVMADVFKQSDPNIKLGKRLLDALNAGESVGGDKRSLRSTSSALKVSGELGFPLLDLRVDYHNSSVDELIRIYKHSQSEWAQEWRDSMNDLPEMNMKREFRVA